The genomic window gtttctagttgagaagccaggtggggtaaaattgattggtcttaagtggatcttcaaaataaaacggaatgctgacggtactgtcaacaaatataagtcaagacttgtagctaagggatacgttcaagaatcaggcatagactttgatgaagttttcgcaccagttgctagactagagacaattcgtctcttaatagcagaagcagcatcaaactcatgggaaattcaccacttagacgttaagacaacattcttacatggtgaattgcgagaagatgtgtatgttgaacaaccagaaggttttgaagtaaaaggacaagagcataaggtttataagttatcaaaacctctatatggtctaagacaagctcctcgagcttggattacaaagttagatcaaatcttaagagaaatcagatttgttaagtgctctaaagaaacatcagtatacagaagagaagaaaagggaacgcttcttgtgattgcagtctatgtagatgatctatttttgactggaaactcccttaaggtgatcaatgagttcaagagagaaatgtcatcaaagtttgagatgtcagacctcggaaaactcacttattaccttggcatagaattccatcaaggagtagatgggattcagattaaacaagaagcttatgcaaggagaattctgaaagaagcaggacttgaaacttgtaatccaactaagataccaatggagtttggacttaaagtttcaaagacacaagaagaagctgagattgatccaacgagttatagaagaaatgttggatgccttagatacttgttacacacaagaccatacttggctttctctgtgggagtagcaagccgttatatgcagagtccacgcaagtctcatggtgatgtaataaagcagatattaagatatctaagaggaacaatcatctgtggattgaagtatggtcgaggaggatcaagaggaattgttgggtatcgtgacagcagtcataatattgaccaagatgatggaaaaggtacaactggtcatatattttatctaggtgaagcacctattacatggtgttcacagaagaaaGACACTGTAgacctctcatcctgtgaagctgagtttatggctgcaacagaagcagctaaacaatcaatatggcttcaagaattgttgggtgaaatcaaaggaagagaacctgcaaaagttctcatcaagattgataataagtctgcaattgcactcactaaaaatacagtgtttcatgggaagacgaaacacattcacaaaaggtatcatttcatacgagaatgtatcgagaaggagatcatcaacgttgaacacataccaggaactgagcagaaagcatatatattgacaaaggcattagctcggatcaagtttgaagaaatgaaacaattgattggagtacaagatatgtcacgggtaaggttgaagcttaacggggagaatgttggttaaacttcaacatagaagtcactaacaagctggttaggacaagattaggaacctaagggaattagaagtcatctagttctaagaaaaggaaagacatgtaataaggtaataggactaggaaaaggaattcatagttctatatatatatgatcaccaaagttgtggttgatcatatgagcaagattagagcttatgtttagttttgagagattttctaaacatcaataaagagagttgtctttatataagctaagtttcatcttgcagttgccattattcatgatatcaatctcaagaaggATAGACTTGCAGCTTTAGGTGTGGTACTAGCACACAGTTTAAGGCGGGTAACACTATCCTAGCTAAATAATCCAATACCTTCTTAATCTCATTATTGAATTAGGCTGTTTTTTAAaatatcttttaatttttttatcgGAATTTTGAATCATATACCAGTGTGAGTATGTTGTTGTCGCTATGATCCGGTTTTAATGTACTTGGCATATATTTAATGTTGAAATTGttattaattaaattaaaattatggTAATTTAATAAAGAATACACAGGAAATAGAGAAACATGACTAAAAAAATATAGCGAACATATGAAGATGAAGGTCAAAAGTTAAAGATTCTCATTCTACGCAGGTATTGAATTTCAGGACTTTCCTACATATTGGGGATTTTTAGGTGTATCTTTTTGTATCACTTGCATccagaaaaacaataaaaagcgagagaattttttttttcttcaattcttgATTCTTGAAGGCTTAAATCAATCAAATTTTAAGTGTCGACCTTCCACTTGCATACTTTTCTACGAGTCGAACAATatcacgatttttttttaattatttttgccaattttttttattaagctTCTTAAATTTTCcttgaaaaagaaattaaaaatgaaaatacaTACAGTATATAATCTTAATTCTTTAATTTGGGTTGGGCCAAAATGTAATGAGACTTTATAAGCCTCACCAACCAAAGTCCAGGTTAGTCTCGTAAAAACAATGATCAAATCTAGAATATTCAAGTAAGTTGCGCTTGTACGATCTTCTGGAGTGAACAGAGAAACTTACCTAGAAGGATCTAGCAAAATCCACTGCACGCTTTAGAAACAGATTCAAACATCTCTATATTTTATATAAATACCTATTGCATAGGTCCCTCGTCAATCAAACTTCacgattttaaaatcaaaatctccACAAACTTGCATTCAAGCACCACTCCTCGTACTATTACAATGGCTTTCAGGATAGTTAATTTCAATGATCCAATTTTCTCAGGTCTCCATGACATGTTCGATGTATCTGATCATGATATTGAAAAATCAGTGAACACACCGTCAAAGAAGTATGAAAGGGATGCCAAAGCAATGTCAGCAACACCAGCTGATATTAAGGAGTACCCAGATTCATATGGGTTTGTACTTGATATGCCAGGATTAAAATCAGAGGAAATCAAAGTTCAAATTGAAGATAATAATTTTCTTGTAGTGACAGGGATGCGCCAAAGGGAAgacgagaaggagaaagaggttaAATATGTGAGGATGGAAAGAAGAATTGGGAAATTTATGAGGAAATTCATACTGCCTGAAAATGCTAATCTTGACGCAATTCCAGCTGTTTGTGTAGATGGCGTTCTTACCATTACTGTTCAGAAATTGCCTCCACCCGAACCGAAGAAACCTAGGACTATTCCGGTTCAAATTGGATAAGGATATATTGTGTGATGCACTAAGGACATGTCTGTTCCAAATAAATGCATCTTTTAGTGTCGTGGATGGTAGATTTGATTGTCGAatgccttcttcttcttctttcgtgTGTGCGTCTGTCATGTTCTTTTTGAAATTGCTTGAAAAGGAATAAAATTTTACAGATATAATGCCTCTCGCAATatttaacttcttttgataaaaaaatcAAAGCGGATGAAGAAATTCCTGGTTGTGAATTTGTAAAAGAAAACTCACCCATGAGCTTGACCTACTGAACTGAGTCAAAGGTCTTGACAGTTCTTTCTTATTAAGTAAGAACTTAAAATAAAAGTGAAAATCTTTCCGTTAAATTTCTGATTTTATTAGCTAAACAACCAGGTCCTGAATTGAAGAGCTTCACCACCTGACATTGGAGTTGGGTGATGTCCCCTAAGTGCATTCCATTTCCCTTTGCATCAGCTCATAGAATTCACATCATCTCAACTAAGGTGAAGAATTTTGTTGATAAACTCATTAGCCCATCGTCTCCCTTTCGTCCAATAAAATTGAGGTCCAATAATATCTAGTCAAACTCATCTTCCTCGGAAATCGAACTATTTTGTGGTGACTCGGTATTACTACTGCAGTCTTTAGACAGGGGAAAACCACATAATCCAACATTTCCTTCGAACGAGCTGGGCATGAATGTTTGAAACTGACCGCCAGATGGAATTTTTCCCACTAACTTGTTGAAGGAGAGGTTCAACACTGAAAGAAACGATAAGCCTGCTAATTGGAAGGGAATTTCTCCAGTCAGCTTGTTGCGCGAGAAGTCTAATGACTCAAGATGTTTGAGATTACCGAACGTTCTTGGATTGAGCCTGTGAGAGCATTGTTGGAGAAATTTAGCATGTAGAGAGTGACGTGAGATTTGCAACGCTTTCTGGGATCTCTCCTTCAAATCTATTATTTGAGAAGTCGATGCATTTGAAAACCGTTAAAATCTTCACCAGCTGCATGTCTAGCCCTTTGCTTGTAACAGTCACAACGTCTTGGTAATACAACTGACTCACTTGTAAGACCCTGAATCTTTGTATCACGTGGTTCTCATTTGATTGGCCTTCTTCTTTATTGACCATCATTCCTGCCCAACTCGAGAAATATTCCCTGGAAAGACTACCTGTAAAGCTATTGAAAgagtgatgcagggcatactacaattccagaagattccgcttagaggtttggcttccatggtttcctactttcagtctttcttatttttaggattcttttacatttccttttagttttctgtttcctagtttagttattcttcaagcctatataaaggctagattaagtcttgtaagagctatctattactcaatcaaattattaaacacaaaacttatctttctcttcttgcttgaattctcttctcttcttgcttatagcaatctagtattgctttcttttaccttgttccacattagttggtatcacccgcttagttttaggtttttcatcctatcacttgatcctttacttcgcttccgcaacaccttttctttccttttaagtacacaaaaaaaaaaaagactgctCAACCAGTTCCTCTAGCAGCAATtgaagctctcatcaaatctcataccgagattttggcaaaaaacattactgaaactcttgagaagtccatggaggaaaaaatagggttaagagataacaagcttgaagcaatgcagaatcagcttttcaaggttgcaaaacacataaatatagatttggatatgcctgagcttgtagacttagaaaacaaaactaaaaacgatacacttcagtttttaaagaatgatgaagtacctaaagatgtattgcgtactttaaacattaagaaaccatatgaagggttcataggtcattcaaagaagaagctagtttctcctacactcgacagtgatgatgaagatgaacgtgagaacgatctagagaagaattggattgaagaacgacgtttaaaaactggtcacaacccttacagttctcTACCCGAATACAagctaaaagctgatattcccaacttctctggaaattttcgtattgaagaactaactgattggttctttgacGTAGAATCTTTTTTTGAATTTATGGAAGTCCCTAAAGATTCTAAGGTCAAACTTGTGACTTACAAGatcaaaggaggagctgcagcctggtgggataagatctgtgatgatcgtagaaacgctaacaaaccgaaaatacgtacttggacacgtatgaaaactttgatcagggataagttcttacctagagactttatgcagcaacttttcatcaaattgcagaacattcagcagggggcatgcactgttgaagaatatgtgtccgatttttataatttggtggcacgaaatcaactcaaagaatctgaagaactgttagttgcaagattcattgaggggATGAATAGATTAATATAAAATGGTATGACTCtttcagtttttactatggtcgaagcggtgcagcaagctattaagatagaaaatcgccTTCTTCGTTTTTCTAGGACTTATCCATCCAGACAAAGGCGTTATCAAAATAAttacaggggtaccaattcatctcaaaagttttctccagatactgttttgactattcccaggcctccttatgatgatgttagccattcacatcgacaacctagccatattgtgccttatactccacctctggctacacctatcttagccaatccagttgatcttcagctgggtcagcagtctcactctctgcaaccaactcctcctactacaaggaatcggtttcataacaggcaacaacaatttccaccgcaacagagaactactaatacttatgcaaaatttcgtggatataagtgcaataaatgccagcaatcggggcacacgtctagtgattgtcggaaattcaatgctttgattggtgaacctcagttcattaatgaagtcactggtgcgcttaatgagttcgaagatgaagactcacctggtgatgacgat from Papaver somniferum cultivar HN1 unplaced genomic scaffold, ASM357369v1 unplaced-scaffold_19, whole genome shotgun sequence includes these protein-coding regions:
- the LOC113338221 gene encoding 17.1 kDa class II heat shock protein-like, whose amino-acid sequence is MAFRIVNFNDPIFSGLHDMFDVSDHDIEKSVNTPSKKYERDAKAMSATPADIKEYPDSYGFVLDMPGLKSEEIKVQIEDNNFLVVTGMRQREDEKEKEVKYVRMERRIGKFMRKFILPENANLDAIPAVCVDGVLTITVQKLPPPEPKKPRTIPVQIG